A single region of the Ochotona princeps isolate mOchPri1 chromosome 10, mOchPri1.hap1, whole genome shotgun sequence genome encodes:
- the CCDC185 gene encoding coiled-coil domain-containing protein 185, with product MAGFGHLSPRPYRDLWEPAPAHGGHASPVRLGEPAPETDPALESWARTAGAEREAAAAWLHRRSSPSATRARERACSASPRESRSLTDVTPRPPGRARKHPSRSRRLEEAWGEAGGKSRQAWRQASSPQQPHPCRHCSPAQGDSPPPYPSGTYTPLSVETFGGGKVPSGDQWAVRTCGQGGLWSTSPVPTEKSFAPSQEFRTQACTCPQKRAGSDRAESVGSRASQPSVSSRDTQSQHSQALTSTLQEAVMSSRDQKIVALVLTRLKKAQRMRELQQQAAVAWEELKQSDQKVQVTLERERQLLLQQSQEQWQEKEQRRTRGGRQPHSLRRSSPGKNRIPAENRWKAPQDNQENQCQEKPDGARSQAEHPKQGQVQRLREQEKQVQLLREQEKQLERLREQEKQVQRLREHSSLQLQRRLEEASHNRHQHTVEDQKKIQNSNLSSLVNYQARKVLLDCQAKAEELLRKLSLEQSCQQSQELQQCLMKERYRVLREKARKEVEQFQQVRWRAGEEEEQRKVRKRVLGELSDQKIRQARSRAHKSASDKVQHLRELHSLREKNHQVLKLRAEKEEKCHVEGIKEAIKRKEQRMEQMARGKDPALQDFHNVPRACRRDDSRELPNSHYDPAAAEAQPRSGSQRGRY from the coding sequence CGCCCTCAGCAACGCGGGCTCGTGAGCGGGCGTGCAGTGCCTCCCCGCGGGAGAGCCGCAGTCTCACCGACGTGACCCCAAGGCCGCCCGGTCGCGCCAGGAAGCACCCATCCCGCAGCCGGCGCCTAGAAGAGGCCTGGGGTGAGGCAGGGGGCAAGTCCAGGCAGGCCTGGCGGCAAGCATCCTCACCGCAACAGCCGCATCCCTGCCGGCACTGTAGCCCGGCCCAGGGAGACTCGCCACCACCGTACCCCAGCGGAACTTACACTCCCTTGAGTGTCGAAACTTTCGGGGGAGGAAAGGTGCCAAGTGGAGACCAGTGGGCAGTGCGCACGTGCGGACAAGGGGGCCTCTGGTCGACTTCCCCAGTTCCCACCGAGAAATCTTTCGCGCCTTCCCAAGAGTTCAGGACACAGGCCTGTACATGCCCCCAGAAGCGAGCGGGTAGCGATCGGGCGGAGTCGGTGGGCAGTCGGGCCTCGCAGCCCTCCGTGTCCAGCAGGGACACACAGAGCCAGCACAGCCAGGCTCTCACCAGCACGCTGCAGGAGGCGGTGATGTCCTCGCGCGACCAGAAGATTGTGGCCCTGGTGCTGACCCGACTGAAGAAGGCGCAGCGGATGCGGGAACTGCAGCAGCAGGCGGCTGTCGCCTGGGAGGAGCTGAAACAATCCGACCAGAAGGTGCAGGTGACCCTGGAGCGGGAGCGACAACTGCTACTGCAACAGAGCCAGGAGCAGTGGCAGGAGAAGGAACAGCGAAGGACCCGCGGGGGCCGCCAGCCGCACAGCCTCAGGCGCAGCAGCCCTGGGAAGAACAGGATCCCCGCGGAAAACAGATGGAAGGCGCCGCAGGACAACCAGGAGAACCAGTGCCAAGAGAAGCCCGACGGCGCGCGCTCCCAGGCCGAGCACCCCAAGCAGGGCCAGGTGCAGCGCCTGCGGGAGCAGGAGAAGCAGGTGCAGCTCCTGCGGGAGCAAGAGAAGCAGCTGGAGCGCCTGAGGGAGCAAGAAAAGCAGGTACAGCGCCTGCGGGagcacagcagcctgcagctgcaGCGGAGGCTGGAGGAGGCTTCTCACAACAGGCACCAGCACACTGTGGAGGACCAGAAAAAGATCCAGAACAGCAACCTGAGCTCCTTAGTCAACTACCAGGCCCGTAAGGTGCTCCTGGACTGTCAGGCTAAGGCCGAGGAGCTGCTTCGGAAGCTGTCCCTGGAGCAGAGCTGCCAGCAGTCCCAAGAGCTCCAGCAATGCCTGATGAAAGAGCGGTACCGGGTACTGAGGGAGAAGGCCCGGAAGGAGGTGGAGCAGTTCCAGCAGGTCAGGTGGCGcgcaggagaggaggaagagcagagaaaggtGCGAAAGAGGGTGCTGGGGGAACTGAGCGACCAGAAGATCCGGCAGGCCCGGAGCCGGGCGCACAAGAGCGCCAGCGACAAGGTGCAGCACCTCCGCGAGCTGCACTCGCTTCGGGAGAAAAACCACCAGGTCCTGAAGCTAAGGGCGGAGAAGGAGGAGAAGTGCCACGTGGAGGGCATCAAGGAAGCCAtcaagaggaaggagcagaggatggagcAGATGGCCCGAGGGAAAGACCCAGCCTTGCAGGACTTCCACAATgtacctcgggcctgcaggaggGACGACTCCAGGGAACTGCCCAACAGCCACTACGATCCAGCGGCCGCAGAGGCCCAGCCACGCAGCGGGTCGCAGAGGGGTCGCTACTGA